Within the Burkholderia pseudomultivorans genome, the region GAGAGGGCCGTTGAGACTACCGTCGCAGCAATCGTCACGCGCGTGAAAGAGGTAGTTGCGCCCATTATTCGTTCCCCGCTTGATGAACCACCATCGATCTGTTTCCGGTGTATAAGTCCGCACGAATGTCTGCACCGTTCGAGGCAAGAGCCTCGATTACCTGTTGGGCGGCGGAGACAAAGTCCCCGACGAAGGTCGCCGCGTTTGGCACGATCCAGTCCTGCTGTACGTCCCATACAACCGTCCATCCGGCTCGCGCTGCCCACGACTGCAACTGCGACTGGATCGGTTTGCCGGCAACGAGCGCAAACGCCTCGATGCTTTTCTCCGGCATGGCCGCAGCGATAGGCGCTCCCACCGCCGGCGTCGATGTCTGGCTCGGAGCACCGTGCGGCGCCAACGTCAGCCCGCTCTCGGCCGCGGCCGGCTTATATGGCGCGATGTGGACAACGCCGGTCGCGCCAGCAGCCTGTGTTTCCACAGCGGCAATGGCTGACGAGCAGGTAAGGACCGCGATAAAAACCGCGACGCGTTTTCTGGCTGCGCTCATTTGGTCTCCTTCTTCGGCTCGGCCCGCGGTGCATCCAGGACGATCCATGTTTTTCGCCCGGGAACCTCTGCAACGGTCAGTGGATATCCTGCGTCGGTCATTGCGTGGAGCACGGTAGACATTGCTTCCGACAAGGTGCCCGGCACATGGCTGTCGGCCGTGACCGGCACTTCGATCGGGCTCTCCCATCGAAGGGTTCCTCCCTCGGCCTCGACCCATCGTTTCAACGCAACGGCGAGCGTCCCATCCGCAGCGTTGAGCTCGAACCCCTGCTTCGTGCCGGGCGCCTGGA harbors:
- a CDS encoding toxin co-regulated pilus biosynthesis Q family protein, encoding MSAARKRVAVFIAVLTCSSAIAAVETQAAGATGVVHIAPYKPAAAESGLTLAPHGAPSQTSTPAVGAPIAAAMPEKSIEAFALVAGKPIQSQLQSWAARAGWTVVWDVQQDWIVPNAATFVGDFVSAAQQVIEALASNGADIRADLYTGNRSMVVHQAGNE
- a CDS encoding TcpQ domain-containing protein, producing the protein MTGRAMVGRAVLLSLSTLTLSACGAPAYHAIGLQDASIPATEVVMVDDAYFKPLRGKRRAAVPLDPAPPMDVQAPGTKQGFELNAADGTLAVALKRWVEAEGGTLRWESPIEVPVTADSHVPGTLSEAMSTVLHAMTDAGYPLTVAEVPGRKTWIVLDAPRAEPKKETK